CGCTACTACAGCTAATGACCTATGTAGTAGCCTCGTATAATTCATATGACGCAATTTTAGTTTGAAATACCGTTGTAATTTAGTAAGTAGCAATCTTGTTCCTCGCCTGACTAGAGTAAGCTAGCTACCGCCGGGTAAGTTAGTTCGGGAAGCGTTGGCTCGTGTCTCTGTATCGATTAAAACGTAATTTGCCATAGTATATAGCAAGCAAGCCAACGTTATCCAAAAGGAATTTGTTTTGCTGAGTTCATTGACTTCCGTTAGTCGGTAATATTAATTGAGCTACAAAAGAACGGTAGTAtccgctaacgttagctagtacgTAACTTAGTCATCTAACAGATAGTCCAACATGGTCTTCTTCACGTGCAATGCGTGTGGTGAATCACTAAAGAAAGCCCAAGTAGATAAACATGTGAACATGTGCCGTGGATGTGAAATTTTGTCATGCATTGACTGTGGAAAAGACTTTTGGTAAGTACTTGTGAATGTTTTTTCTCTTCTTGCTATGTTGGGTACATCGCAGTTTGGTTGATCACCAAatccaaatcaaattgtatttaccacatgcgccgaatacaacagttgtagaccttacagtgaaatgcttacttacaagcccttacccAACAATTCAGtttaaagaaaaataagtgttaaataaaaaatggatgagtaaaaaataacaaataattaaagagcagcagtaaaataaaataacagcagggaggctatatacagggggtaccggtacatatGGAGTTTCGGTGAGTAACTATATACATATACTCCGGTTACGGCTGGTATGTACTTTCAAAAAAGGTCTAAATAAAAATGTACAAGCTACCGAAAAGAAATGCGTATTTTGCACCTCATTACTGCCACGCACAGGTCGGAGGTATACAACAGCTCAATACTTTGGGGCTGCCGAAGAGGCAATTTTTCGGTTGCTTGTACATTTTTATTTAGACCTTATTTGGAAGTACATAAAACATCAAATTGTAttcatcacatgcttcgtaaaacaCAGGTGTAGAGTAAcggtgaaacgcttacttacgggcccttccaaaatatgcagagaaagaaaatagaaataatagaaaagtagtaacacgtaataataaatacacaatgagtaacgatcatttggctatatacatggggtatcaaatcaagctttatttatacaacatttcagacatggaatgcaacccaatgtgcttcacaggagaactaataaaaaacaatgaaaataagaGCTGAAatgtttactacacaacaaacttAAGATACAAAAACAACTGAACCTAAAAAGCAGTCTAAGGAAAAGCAAAGTtttggcccccctcaggttctctggcaggctatttgAGAGGCTGAGGGCATAATAATTAAATGATGCCTTGCCATGCcacttggtcctaggctttgggatagttaaaagaccagtgccagaggacctgagggacctactgggtatataacttaaaagcatgtctgacatgtattgggttGCACAAtagtggattgatttaaaaaccaatagaagaatcttaaaattaATTCACTGGCTGCTTGTGAGTTTGAAGAGACCTTAAAactggtgtaatgtgtgctctccgtctggtcttggtcagtacccatgctgcagcattctgtgtgttttgcagttgaccaatggcattcttgggtagaccagacaggagagcgttacagtagtcaagcctgcttgtaataaaagcatggataaGTCTCTGTATtggcctgagagagaaacggccgcaccGTGGCAGTGTTCCTCCgatggtaaaaagctattttggtcacattcctagtgtgtgattcgaaatttaattcagaatctaaaatgacacctaggttttttaccaggtgttttatctttatttccTGTGAATTGAAATGTGCGGCCagattgtctctctctccctctgctttggttccaacaataagtacctcagacttgtcttgatttagctggaggaagttgtgagccatccaagtaaaTGTGTCTCAATCCAATTTGTCCGCCAGTGTCGCATTTCCGCATCTGGAGTGAAAGGTGGCAGCGCTAGagaggtgtttgtcagaccatgagacatcccgaaaatcggtcttctcacttAAACGTCTGAAGCGTCCGAatggtttgacctacaaactattatgaccactctctatggaaaggggagactcacaAACACGGTGTGTcaagggactcgtctgaaggtaaccggtactggTTTTAAAAAACTAATGGAAGTattgtgcctacccaaaaaagagggttaaatatgtgtttaaaaaaatgtatttgacaCACATTTAACCCCATTTTTCAATGtcttattcaatgtgtttctatgggctttagtagtaaatGCCTAAATCAATAttttatcccccccaaaaaatacttagcctaaataagttcagtacACATTTGCTTAACTCGCATGATAGGttccatggactcactctgtgtgaaataatagtgtttaacatgacttttgaatgactacctcctctctgtaccccagacatatacaattatctgcaagtcagtcgagcagtgaatttcaaacacagattcaaccacaaagaccaggcaggtttttcaatgcctcgcaaagaagggcacctattggtaggtgggtaaaaaaaacaaaaaaaagcagacatggaatatccttgagcatggtgaagttattaattacactttggatggtatatcaatatACCCAGTTGCTACAAAGATACGGGCTTCCTTCCTACTACCTcggttgccagagaggaaggaaaccgcgcagggatttcaccatgaggccaatggtgactttaaaagttacaaagtttaatggctgtgatgggaggaaactgaggatggatcataacattgtagttactccacaatactaacctaaatgacagagtgaaaagaaggaagcctgtacagaatataatactcccaaaaatgtggcaaagcaatttactttttgtcctgaatacaacgtTTTATGTTTAGAGCAAATCCAATAGAAGACatgactgagtaccactctccatattttcaagcataggggtggcagtatcatgttatgggtttgcttgtaatcgttaaggactggggagtttttcaggataaaaaataaactgaacggtgttaagcacaggcaaaattctagaggaaaacctgtttgtctcctttccaccagacactgggagatgaattcacctttcagtaggacaataacctactgttacttaccaagaagacagtgaatgtccctgagtggcagagttccaaaagttttgacctaaatctgctgaaaatctatggcaagacttgaaaatgttatttttaaaataataatgggcaagtgttgtacaatccaggtgtgcaaagctctgagacttacccagaaagacacacagctgtaattgctgccaatggtgattctaacatgtattaactcaggggtgtgaatacatgtaaatgagatttctgtatttaattaaattaccaaacatgttttcactttgtgaatatggggttttgtgtgtagttGGGTGAGGAAAATAATCAATTgactccattttgaattcaggctataacacaacaaaatgtggaataagtcaagggctatgaatacattctgaaggcactgtataactaggaataaagtgattAGGAAACAGGATAGATACCGACCGTAACTGCTTAGCGAAACTCCATATTTGGTGATCAACAAATTTATTTTGACATAATGCTTGCGGAGCTGGTGAATGGGAGTTTGGATCTGTGCTTTTTGGGTGTTTGAGatgtctctaacacacagatactggttcaagCCAACATCACATGTTGAGCAGGTAAATTATTCTGATCGGTACCTAGCTATTCTATTTCTTCCTCCAACAGGGGAAATGACTACAAGAACCACATCAAATGCATCACTGAGGATCAGAAGTATGGAGGCAAAGGCTATGAGGCTAAGTCCAACAAAGGGGATGTCAAACAGCAACAATGGATTCAAGTGAGAAATAGATAATCTGATTTCCCTCTTTGTTTATCAGCACTTTGTGTAGATGATTAATGGATGAGATCTTTCCATAGAGAATCCAAGAAGCCATGAACAAACCAGGAATCAGTGCCATGCTGAAAGATGTTCTAAGTCAAGTCAGTTCATATGATAACGTCCCACGAAAGAAGTCAAAGTTCCAGGTTGGTTATTTCTATTGTTGCTTAGGATATGATGGTTCTTTCTCTATTGTCAGTTGTACTTGACTTTGTGCTGGTCCATAGTGTCAGTTTACTGCTATTATATGCTTGGCTTGCTGAAGCGTTGCACAAATGTTAAATCACTATTGTAATAATGCTGTCACATGCTGCTCACTCCATCAGAACTGGATGAAGAACAGTCTGAAGATCCACAATCCCACGCTGCATGACCAGGTGTGGGACATCTTTTCAGCAGCAACCAGCAACGTGAGTAGGGTGTTAACATAATTAGGtccatttagcaaacgcttttatccCAATTTTGACACTTGACACCGCTGGACAGATGTCAAGTTAGTACTGTACACTGAGTTAACAAAACATTAGGGacagctgctctttccatgacatagaccagggtttcccaaccctgttcctggagagctaccctcctgtaggttttcactccaaccccaggtgttactaacctgattaatcttatcaacctgctaattattagaatcaggtgtgctagattagggttggagcaaaaacctacaggacggtagctctccaggaacagggttggagagccctgacatagactgaccaggtgaatccaggtgaaagctatgattccttattgacgtcacttgttaaatccacttcaatcagtgtagatgaaggagaggagacatgttaaagaaggatttttaagccttgagacaattgagacagactgtatgtgtgccattcagagggtgaatgggcaagacaaaatatttaagtgcctttgaacgggaatatggtagtaggtgccaggcgcaccagtttgtcaagaactgcaacgctgctgggctttTTACacaagtttcctgtgtgtatcaagaatggtccaccacccaaaggacatccagacaactttgggaagcattggagtcaacatgggccagcatccctatggaacgctttcgacaccttgcagagtcaatgccccgacgaattgaggttgttctgagggcaaaagggggtgcaactcaatattaggaagatgttcctaatgttttgtacactcggtgtataTGATTTATAAAACTGAATCAATGTGTATTTTTACAAATCAGGGTAACATTGTTTCAAATTAACTTTTGATTTTAGCCAGCTCCCGAAGCCCCGAAACAGACAGAGGAACCCGGGAAGTCTGTTGCTGACAGCAAAATCGAGTCTAATGGGAGCCATCAGAATGGCACATCGGAGGAGCCA
This window of the Coregonus clupeaformis isolate EN_2021a chromosome 10, ASM2061545v1, whole genome shotgun sequence genome carries:
- the lyar gene encoding cell growth-regulating nucleolar protein; protein product: MVFFTCNACGESLKKAQVDKHVNMCRGCEILSCIDCGKDFWGNDYKNHIKCITEDQKYGGKGYEAKSNKGDVKQQQWIQRIQEAMNKPGISAMLKDVLSQVSSYDNVPRKKSKFQNWMKNSLKIHNPTLHDQVWDIFSAATSNPAPEAPKQTEEPGKSVADSKIESNGSHQNGTSEEPPPEKKKLNKRERKEARQKKSGKKEKALENGSTEEEASAGKRKDKKRKRSSEEDGEQKGQDAGGEVTTKKRKTSKKDCSEDDRNTEAAEEEAEGVAGSKGKFNWKGTIKAVLRQSPEEGLAVKKLRKKVLSAYYSFSGERNFKSEEELLALFNKKIKGNPKFRELKDKVRLIK